One stretch of Eggerthella lenta DSM 2243 DNA includes these proteins:
- a CDS encoding carbohydrate-binding domain-containing protein: MALDLDYSKRDADASYDDASAVHIVLGGGSASVEGDGATVDGSTVTISTEGVYVVSGSLDDGQLAVEAPEDAKVQIVLAGATIHNEDGPAVYVKQADKCFITLADGTQNALTDGAEYVLEDGSDEPYATLFSRADLTLNGTGALTVTSAYRHAVCSKDDLVITGGTYVVNAVEDALRGRDCVKIADGDFTLIAGGDGIKSNKDTKATKGFVSIDGGTFVIEAGDDGIHAQTYLRIAGGDISIAAVDDALHSNLEGLLAGGALDIEAGDDAFHAETKLVIDDGTVNVKACYEGYEAEKLYINGGDTHIVASDDAINAAVADLGDDGADAAADASAEAPGSEGGTLPDGMEAPEGAPDGMTPPDGVNGMDGEAPELPEGAETPDATGGTPPSGAPQRNGEGANERELNGGAPDNAFAEGGAGGMGMGDENCLIQINGGYTVLDAQGDGVDSNGSVEITGGVLLVCGPTSNGDGAFDYDLTATVTGGTVLMVGSNGMAQNFTSGEQPFAFAAVSGSAGQNVAVVDSDGTVVASFTAAKQFGMVLATSPAFVEGGTYSLVIGGTVTGANADGYTDSGTVEGGSTTEIAASTTASGGMGGLGAGGGGMPAGQGGDVQRGMRGGAGSGFGGGAAA, encoded by the coding sequence GATGCTTCCGCCGTGCATATCGTGTTGGGCGGAGGGTCGGCGAGCGTAGAGGGCGATGGCGCGACAGTTGACGGCTCTACAGTGACCATCTCTACCGAAGGCGTCTACGTCGTGTCGGGTTCGCTCGACGACGGGCAGCTGGCGGTGGAAGCGCCTGAGGACGCGAAGGTGCAGATCGTCCTTGCGGGCGCGACCATCCACAACGAGGACGGGCCCGCCGTGTACGTGAAGCAGGCCGACAAGTGCTTCATCACGCTGGCCGACGGGACGCAGAACGCGCTCACCGACGGCGCGGAATACGTGCTCGAAGACGGCTCCGACGAGCCGTACGCCACGCTGTTCAGCCGTGCCGACCTCACGTTGAACGGAACGGGAGCCTTGACGGTGACCAGCGCGTACCGCCATGCGGTGTGCTCGAAGGACGACCTTGTGATCACGGGCGGCACCTATGTGGTGAACGCGGTGGAAGACGCGCTGCGCGGACGCGACTGCGTCAAGATCGCGGACGGCGACTTCACGCTGATCGCAGGCGGCGACGGCATCAAGTCGAACAAGGATACGAAAGCCACGAAGGGATTCGTGTCCATCGACGGCGGCACGTTCGTCATCGAGGCCGGCGACGACGGCATCCATGCGCAAACCTACCTGCGTATCGCGGGTGGCGACATCTCCATCGCTGCGGTGGACGACGCGCTGCACTCCAACCTCGAGGGCCTGCTGGCGGGCGGCGCGCTCGATATCGAAGCGGGCGACGATGCCTTCCATGCCGAGACGAAGCTCGTTATCGACGACGGCACGGTGAACGTGAAGGCGTGCTACGAGGGCTACGAAGCTGAGAAGCTGTACATCAACGGCGGCGACACCCATATCGTGGCCAGCGACGACGCCATCAATGCGGCTGTCGCCGATCTCGGCGACGACGGTGCCGACGCTGCGGCCGATGCGTCGGCCGAGGCGCCCGGCTCCGAGGGCGGGACGCTGCCCGACGGCATGGAGGCGCCTGAAGGTGCTCCCGACGGGATGACGCCTCCGGACGGGGTGAACGGCATGGACGGCGAGGCTCCCGAACTGCCCGAAGGCGCGGAGACTCCCGATGCCACGGGCGGCACGCCGCCGTCCGGCGCTCCGCAGCGAAACGGCGAGGGCGCCAACGAGCGCGAGCTCAACGGCGGCGCGCCCGACAATGCATTCGCCGAAGGCGGCGCGGGCGGCATGGGCATGGGCGACGAAAACTGCCTCATCCAGATCAACGGCGGCTACACCGTGCTCGATGCTCAAGGGGACGGCGTGGACAGCAACGGCTCGGTGGAGATCACGGGCGGCGTGCTGCTGGTCTGCGGCCCCACGAGCAACGGCGACGGAGCGTTCGACTACGATCTGACGGCGACGGTGACCGGCGGAACGGTGCTCATGGTGGGTTCCAACGGCATGGCGCAGAACTTCACCAGCGGAGAGCAGCCTTTCGCGTTCGCCGCGGTCAGCGGCTCGGCCGGCCAGAACGTGGCCGTCGTAGACTCCGACGGCACGGTGGTCGCCTCGTTCACGGCGGCCAAGCAGTTCGGCATGGTGCTGGCCACCAGCCCCGCGTTCGTCGAAGGCGGCACGTATTCGCTGGTCATCGGAGGCACCGTGACCGGCGCGAACGCCGACGGCTACACCGACTCCGGCACGGTGGAGGGCGGCTCCACCACCGAGATCGCCGCGTCAACCACCGCATCCGGCGGCATGGGCGGCCTCGGCGCAGGAGGCGGCGGTATGCCCGCCGGCCAAGGCGGCGACGTCCAGCGCGGCATGCGCGGCGGCGCGGGTAGCGGCTTCGGCGGCGGAGCGGCGGCGTAG
- a CDS encoding helix-turn-helix domain-containing protein: MYTTKEAAQRLGISMRRVNALIASGDLEAQRFGRSWMLDERSVHERAERGRTAGRPKMNEKNERNLAPFTLMNRNHPVLDFVYNRRTRETADIVPREGIAWKPLGIGLRERTPNRYDLAAWIASRSIPDMRPNLAPVLRELAARHGIDLMFDSWGLNLSDQYWFKPVDIDVDWHDVNYFENGYEEALGETLLGGSAPAGTSTARITHSPDTATPGMLSKTWIHRDGTNLLVKSGTGNENREPYNELLATKLLARLLDDEDFVAYSLTERHGRAYSTCPTFVTSETELIPAADVLTAFGVTEGRDLHRGYLEAGQALGVSNLGRAVSKMIVADHLMANFDRHTHNFGLMREVETLDRYRVAPLFDNGCGFYSRATTDELEHGRYLWEAHPFRPYPSQQLALVEDLSWYDSSSLDGFLDDIADVLSLNAQLDERFIEAVQRQTAKQIETVNDLAAERRLLFPGR, encoded by the coding sequence ATGTACACGACCAAGGAAGCGGCGCAGCGTTTGGGCATCAGCATGAGGCGCGTGAACGCGCTTATAGCGTCTGGAGATCTCGAGGCCCAGCGGTTCGGACGATCTTGGATGCTTGACGAGCGCTCCGTCCACGAGCGAGCCGAGCGGGGCAGAACCGCAGGCCGCCCGAAGATGAACGAGAAGAACGAGCGCAACCTCGCCCCGTTCACGCTGATGAATCGCAACCATCCGGTGCTCGATTTCGTGTACAACCGACGCACGCGCGAAACGGCCGATATCGTGCCGCGCGAAGGAATCGCCTGGAAGCCATTAGGCATCGGCCTTCGAGAGCGAACGCCGAACCGATACGATTTAGCTGCATGGATCGCCTCACGCTCCATTCCCGATATGCGTCCGAACCTCGCCCCCGTGTTGCGCGAGCTGGCAGCCCGACATGGCATCGACCTCATGTTCGATTCCTGGGGACTCAATCTGTCCGATCAGTATTGGTTCAAGCCCGTTGATATCGACGTGGACTGGCATGACGTCAATTACTTCGAAAACGGTTACGAAGAAGCACTGGGCGAAACCTTGCTCGGCGGCTCTGCCCCTGCAGGAACCTCGACCGCCCGCATAACCCACTCGCCCGACACCGCCACGCCTGGCATGCTGTCGAAGACATGGATTCACCGCGACGGAACGAACCTCCTGGTGAAAAGCGGAACGGGCAACGAGAACCGCGAGCCGTACAACGAGCTGTTGGCAACCAAGCTGCTCGCACGGCTCCTGGACGACGAAGACTTCGTTGCCTACTCACTGACCGAACGGCACGGGCGCGCCTACTCGACGTGCCCAACCTTCGTAACGTCCGAAACCGAGCTCATCCCCGCAGCCGACGTGCTTACCGCCTTCGGAGTGACGGAGGGGCGCGACCTCCATCGCGGATACCTTGAAGCCGGGCAAGCGCTGGGCGTGTCGAACCTCGGACGCGCCGTGAGCAAGATGATCGTTGCCGACCATCTTATGGCGAACTTCGACCGCCATACGCACAATTTCGGTTTGATGCGCGAGGTGGAAACCCTCGATCGGTATCGGGTGGCACCCCTGTTCGACAACGGATGCGGGTTTTACAGCCGCGCGACCACGGACGAGCTGGAGCATGGGCGCTACTTGTGGGAGGCCCATCCGTTTCGCCCCTATCCTTCTCAGCAGCTGGCGCTCGTGGAGGACCTGTCGTGGTACGATTCGTCCTCACTCGACGGGTTCCTCGATGACATAGCTGACGTGTTGAGTCTCAACGCCCAGCTTGACGAGCGCTTCATCGAAGCCGTCCAACGTCAGACCGCCAAGCAGATAGAAACGGTGAACGATCTGGCCGCAGAACGCCGGCTGCTGTTTCCCGGACGATAA
- a CDS encoding branched-chain amino acid transaminase produces the protein MADITEVDYIWKNGEMIPWAEATTHVLSHSLHYGSGVFEGIRCYQNPETKKSYVFRLRDHMERLHRSCKISLIDLPYSVDELCDATIELIRKNKLPSCYIRPIVYRGYGVMGVDPTGAPTDVAIAVWPWDTYLGDGALDNGVAVGVSSWRQRTNNSIPPAVKATASYMNSILAKLEAKEHGYVEAIMLNEAGLVCEGTGENLFVVRDGILSTPPLSDGLLEGITRDTVLCLADDLEIPAIEESLTRSDLYIADEVFMTGSAAELTPIGSVDGRVVGKPGEITRLLQDRFFAVCYGNIEEYSEWLTEI, from the coding sequence ATGGCAGACATCACCGAAGTGGATTACATCTGGAAGAACGGGGAGATGATCCCCTGGGCCGAGGCTACCACGCATGTCTTGTCCCACTCGCTGCATTACGGCTCCGGCGTGTTCGAGGGCATCCGCTGCTACCAGAATCCCGAGACGAAGAAGAGCTACGTCTTCCGTCTGCGCGACCATATGGAGCGCCTGCATCGCAGCTGCAAGATCTCTCTGATCGACCTGCCGTACTCGGTGGACGAACTGTGCGACGCGACGATCGAGCTTATCCGCAAGAACAAGCTGCCGTCGTGCTACATCCGTCCGATCGTGTACCGCGGCTACGGCGTGATGGGCGTCGATCCCACCGGCGCCCCCACCGACGTGGCTATCGCCGTGTGGCCGTGGGACACCTACCTGGGAGACGGTGCGCTCGACAACGGCGTGGCCGTGGGCGTGTCGTCGTGGCGCCAGCGTACGAACAACTCCATTCCGCCTGCGGTTAAAGCCACCGCTTCCTACATGAACTCTATCCTGGCTAAGCTCGAGGCGAAAGAGCACGGCTATGTTGAGGCCATCATGCTGAACGAGGCGGGGCTCGTGTGTGAGGGCACCGGCGAGAACCTCTTCGTCGTGCGCGACGGCATCTTGTCCACGCCGCCGCTGTCCGACGGACTGCTGGAGGGCATCACGCGCGACACGGTGCTGTGCCTGGCCGACGACCTGGAGATCCCCGCCATCGAGGAAAGCCTCACGCGCAGCGACCTCTACATCGCCGACGAGGTGTTCATGACCGGCTCCGCCGCCGAGCTCACGCCCATCGGCAGCGTCGACGGCCGTGTGGTGGGCAAGCCGGGCGAGATCACTCGCTTGCTGCAGGATCGTTTCTTCGCCGTGTGCTATGGCAACATCGAAGAGTACTCGGAATGGCTGACTGAGATCTAA